TAGCGATCATTATGGCGTGAGCGAATCCAAATGGTTTATGATCGCTCCCAATGACAATGATCTGGTATGTAGCTGTTCAAAATGTCGTAAGCTGGGCAATAAACCTGGCGAGGCAACTGCTGGAGTTGTTGCTCTTTTAAACAGGTTGGCAACACGCTATCCGTCGCATCATTTTTTTACGATGGCTTATCGGACTACAAAAAATGCCCCTTCGACACAAACAAATAAGAACGTCGGCGTTTTTATCAGTACGATTGACCTGCCCACGCAGGGGGACCTTGACCTCAATGACGCACATGTGCAGGCATTTTCAAGTCTGGTAAATGATTGGCGGAAACAATCACACCAACTATTTCTTTGGGACTACGTAAGTAATTTTGATGACTACCTTACCCCATATCCCGTCTTATCCAGAACGAAATCGCACCTCCGATTTTTTCAATCATTGGGTTGTCAAGGAATTTTCATGAATGGGAGTGGTTATGACTACTCGAGTTTCGACGATGTAAAAACCTATGTGTTAAGTGCATTGATGATTGATATGCAGCTATCGGTAGAGAAGCTGGTGACCAACTATTTCAAAAGATTTTATCCCGTCACTGCCAGCTTGCTAACATCTTATTATCTACAATTGGAAAGAAGAGCCGAAAAGGAAAACAGCGCTGCTGACATATACACAGGTTTTTATACGGCTAAGAGAAATTATTTTGATTCAGAAAAATTCCTGGAACTATTCAAGGATATAAAGCGTCTGGAGCCACAGACAAATGGAGTAGAAAAATTACGTCTAGCTAAGCTGATAACCGCGATGAATTATACTTCATTGCAGATTTGCTATCAGCAAGGGTTTAGGGCCGGTGGATTTATGAAAATAAAAGATGAAGAACTTGTCATCGCGAATACAATTAATGAAGCGTTATTAGGTCTGGAAAAAAATCAGGGAAAAGGAGGTGTGTCCATCTACAAGGAAGAAGAGGGGCAGCTGAGCATATACTGCCATGAATGGCGAGATCAGTTGGAGAGACCTCATAAAATAAATAAAATAGCCGGGTTAAGCGTTTTATCGGCTGACGGGGAACACGAAAACAGTCATTTCCTATTCGACAATGTACTTGGCTTCCGGTCGGATTTTAACCAGGGATGGTTTCAGTGCTCAGCTGACATTGTCATCGACAAGATTTTTTTTCGTCCTTTTAAACAGACGCAGCATTTGAGTATTCGCTTCCTTCTGAACGAGCGTCATCGAATGTTACCACCAGAGGCGATAGAAATATTTGTAAATGATCGTTTTGTTGATCGGATCAGCACAAGCGATCTTGACAAGGAAAATGGATTAATGATATTAAATAAGGATTTAAGGATCAATGAAAATGAAAAACTATATATTAAAATCTACAAAAATAGAACAATCAGAAATTCGGTTATTGCCTGCGATGAGATACAGTTATTTTAGTGTTTTGTTAAGTGTTTTAATGAGTCTCCTGTCATCGAGTTGTTTAGACGTCAAAAACAAGAAGACAACAATAGTGGTAGAAGACAGTCAGCGACATTATTACCCTTTACTGGCTGGCCAGCAAAAAGACCTGTCTTTTAATATTAAGAATACAGGGAAAAATCCATTGATAATCACAGATATTATTACTTCTTGTGGTTGCCTGAAAGTTAATGGTGAATCAGGTGCATTTTCTGTCCCTCCGGGCAAAGAGCGGTTGCTCTCGTTAAGTTATAATAGTGCAAAAAACATAGGCTATGTCAAACATTATGTCACCTTATACGGTAATTTTGAAAAATCACCTTTTCGGGAGATTATTTTTGATATCAATGTTGTTCCCAACGCCATGTATACAAAGGATTATGAGGAGCTGTATACAGAGGAAATGAATGCCGGTGGGGGGGTAAAGCGTATGGTGGACGGAGAAGAAAATAATAAAGGATATTACATGGATGAGGACTTTGAAAAAAGTATTCATGACAATAAGTAGCCTTAATTAAATCTTAGTAGTTTAAAAAATAATGATATTTAAATAATTGATTGTAAGTTTGTTCTTTTAATCCAGCGTGATATAATTTGTCATCTATAGGATATTTAGTAGATTGCCGGCTCTTTGTATATACATAATTTTCGATGCGTTCAACTGTCTACGATCCAAAGGCTTTGCTTTTAACTCTTATTGATACCGAGAAGCACCTAAATCTCGAAATCGAGAAGCATTTTTCAAATGAAGGATTTTCAATTGCTGACGATTTAGATCAAGCCTTTGCGGACTTTTTTGGGAGTCGTGATTTGAAGGGAAATGAAGTGGGGTATCTATCCTCACAGCTCACGCTGCTTCAATTGAAAAGAGAAGTAAGGAAGGCTATTGATGTTGTTGTAGATTCTAACCAGTTGCGAGCGTACTATGATTATGTGAACTTAAACGACGCCCATCTACAAATGAAAAGCTCCACTGGACAGCAGAAGTCTCCGAAGATCAGTTTTTGGTGGGCGGTTGTTGCCAGCGTTCTCATCCTACTTGCGATCCTGTTACTTACTATTTAACAAGCTCTTTTTGAGAAACAAAGCGTTGATCTATTTGAGCAAAGTTTTGAAACCTATGAAGAAAGTACTAATAATTTGTTTTTTTCTATTGTTTTGTCAGTACTATACTTTTGGTCAGGAGACCAAGGGAGATGAATTTGACAAGAGATATATTGAAGTGAATGTTTCGCTGGTTGCAACCAATGTTGTAGAAGCTGAGCGTGTTGCCGATTCCTTGTTAGCCGTGGCGTCAAGTGATGAGCAAAAGATTAAATCCTATATGCTTTTGGCCAAGATCTACGAAAATAAGGGTGATATGAGTAAGTCGATCAAGAGCGCCATTAATGCTAATTCGCTTGCAGAGATGACACTTAATTACTCTTGGCAGGCTGTAACTTCGGGACTTCTGTCAACAACTTTTCGAAGGTTAGGATTGATGAAGGTCTCTGAGCGTTACCTTGTGCAGGCCGAGAAAGCAAATGAGAAGCAAAGTGATAAGGAAAGACAAGTTTTAACAAGGATAAATATAGCACATGAATGGTA
The Sphingobacterium multivorum genome window above contains:
- a CDS encoding DUF4838 domain-containing protein yields the protein MSHFKLFLSVLLLCPLYLSCKDKGVDFSRDEFLITSNGDEESTVAADYLYQHMSGRAGAAKSLNLIRSDENLSNYHGERIYLEVVPEMDHDFEIKNGVHSLAIFGKDRSVLRWLSYMLIDHISKFQPLEVADLPPAYIDFEDRTGSFAFRYREPHFLPNLDENNLGILNTHSIEREWGIWGHNLYKVLPQDLPSDAYALVDGKRNRQQYCFSSNTMFQALERFISDHYGVSESKWFMIAPNDNDLVCSCSKCRKLGNKPGEATAGVVALLNRLATRYPSHHFFTMAYRTTKNAPSTQTNKNVGVFISTIDLPTQGDLDLNDAHVQAFSSLVNDWRKQSHQLFLWDYVSNFDDYLTPYPVLSRTKSHLRFFQSLGCQGIFMNGSGYDYSSFDDVKTYVLSALMIDMQLSVEKLVTNYFKRFYPVTASLLTSYYLQLERRAEKENSAADIYTGFYTAKRNYFDSEKFLELFKDIKRLEPQTNGVEKLRLAKLITAMNYTSLQICYQQGFRAGGFMKIKDEELVIANTINEALLGLEKNQGKGGVSIYKEEEGQLSIYCHEWRDQLERPHKINKIAGLSVLSADGEHENSHFLFDNVLGFRSDFNQGWFQCSADIVIDKIFFRPFKQTQHLSIRFLLNERHRMLPPEAIEIFVNDRFVDRISTSDLDKENGLMILNKDLRINENEKLYIKIYKNRTIRNSVIACDEIQLF
- a CDS encoding DUF1573 domain-containing protein, giving the protein MSLLSSSCLDVKNKKTTIVVEDSQRHYYPLLAGQQKDLSFNIKNTGKNPLIITDIITSCGCLKVNGESGAFSVPPGKERLLSLSYNSAKNIGYVKHYVTLYGNFEKSPFREIIFDINVVPNAMYTKDYEELYTEEMNAGGGVKRMVDGEENNKGYYMDEDFEKSIHDNK